In a single window of the Flavobacterium sp. W4I14 genome:
- a CDS encoding peptidyl-prolyl cis-trans isomerase SurA (product_source=KO:K03771; cath_funfam=1.10.4030.10,3.10.50.40; cleavage_site_network=SignalP-noTM; cog=COG0760; ko=KO:K03771; pfam=PF00639,PF13624; superfamily=54534) yields MKKVFLVATALICLFLNSFAQKHTVDKVAAVVGNNIILLSDLNQQYTQYLYQGNQPNSEIKCKILQQTLTQKLLKQQAEIDSVMVEDGAVDDEVNKRMRFSMQRAGGQERLEQFLNKSVLQYKDEIRPSVKDELIAQKMQQKITENINVTPMEVEKYFKSLGDSIPEFNTEVEVGEVILNPQLTRAEKQKFRDKIEALRLRVKSGEDMGVLAKTYSEDPGSAADGGDYGFIDRNTMVKEFTAWAFKLKAGEISPVFETDYGFHFLQVLERRGEQVHVRHILIMPKTTPESLTRLKLHADSIYNNIIGKKLSFAAAANLYSDNKESKYNGGMMLNAENVQARSTFIPVDKLDPSVFLVIDSMKIGGISKPDLFTAADGKQGYRILYLKSKIPPHKANLAQDFPKIRDAAQSDKINRTLSEWFEKRRESTYIKIDDEFNTCDELKIWTKTTAAK; encoded by the coding sequence ATGAAGAAAGTTTTTTTAGTAGCAACCGCTTTAATTTGCCTGTTTTTAAACAGTTTCGCTCAAAAGCATACTGTAGATAAAGTTGCTGCTGTTGTAGGAAATAATATTATCCTGCTATCAGATTTAAACCAACAATACACTCAATATCTTTATCAGGGTAACCAGCCCAATAGTGAAATTAAATGTAAAATTTTACAACAAACTTTAACCCAGAAACTGCTTAAACAACAGGCCGAAATCGATTCAGTGATGGTTGAAGATGGTGCTGTTGATGATGAGGTTAATAAGCGTATGCGTTTCAGTATGCAGCGTGCAGGTGGACAAGAGCGTTTAGAGCAATTCTTAAACAAATCTGTTTTACAGTACAAAGATGAGATCAGGCCATCGGTAAAAGATGAATTGATTGCTCAAAAAATGCAACAAAAAATTACCGAGAACATTAACGTTACACCAATGGAAGTTGAAAAATACTTCAAATCTTTAGGTGATAGCATTCCTGAATTTAATACGGAGGTAGAAGTTGGTGAAGTAATTTTAAACCCACAGTTAACCAGAGCAGAAAAACAAAAATTCCGCGATAAAATTGAAGCCCTTCGTTTAAGGGTTAAAAGTGGCGAAGATATGGGTGTGTTAGCTAAAACTTATTCTGAAGATCCAGGTTCTGCTGCCGATGGTGGTGATTACGGTTTTATTGATAGAAATACCATGGTTAAAGAATTTACAGCCTGGGCATTTAAACTGAAAGCAGGAGAAATTTCACCTGTATTCGAAACAGATTATGGTTTCCACTTTTTACAGGTTTTAGAGCGTAGAGGCGAGCAGGTACACGTTAGACATATTTTAATTATGCCTAAAACTACACCAGAAAGTTTAACCCGTTTAAAATTGCATGCAGATAGTATTTACAACAACATTATCGGTAAAAAATTAAGTTTCGCTGCTGCCGCAAACCTTTATTCAGATAATAAAGAGAGTAAATATAATGGTGGTATGATGCTTAATGCCGAAAATGTTCAGGCAAGAAGTACCTTTATTCCTGTTGATAAACTAGATCCTTCGGTGTTTCTGGTAATCGATAGCATGAAAATCGGTGGTATTTCTAAACCAGATTTATTTACTGCAGCTGATGGAAAACAAGGTTACCGCATTTTATATTTAAAATCTAAAATTCCACCGCACAAAGCAAACTTAGCTCAGGATTTCCCAAAAATCAGAGATGCGGCACAAAGTGATAAAATTAATCGTACTTTAAGCGAATGGTTTGAAAAACGTCGCGAAAGCACTTACATTAAAATCGACGACGAATTTAACACCTGTGATGAATTAAAAATTTGGACTAAAACCACAGCCGCAAAATAA
- a CDS encoding MoxR-like ATPase (product_source=KO:K03924; cath_funfam=1.10.8.300,3.40.50.300; cog=COG0714; ko=KO:K03924; pfam=PF07726,PF17863; smart=SM00382; superfamily=52540), translated as MQYKNEVEAVDALHQSFNNIKAEISKVVVGQDDIIKSVLIAIFSNGHCLLVGVPGLAKTLLVQTVASVLDLDFNRIQFTPDLMPSDIIGAEILGEDRHFKFIKGPVFSNIILADEINRTPPKTQAALLEAMQEKSVTAAGQTHILPKPFFVLATQNPIEQEGTYPLPEAQLDRFMFNIQLNYPAFADELNIVKNTTSNKTVQLQKIIHADDIQYFQKLIRDIPITDNVLEYAVKLAAKTRPNSEFATDAVNKYISWGAGPRASQFLVLGAKCHAAVTGKYSPDIEDVKAVAEPILRHRIVRNYRAEAEGLSIEKIIKDLL; from the coding sequence ATGCAGTATAAGAACGAAGTAGAAGCTGTTGATGCACTTCATCAATCTTTCAACAACATTAAAGCCGAAATAAGCAAAGTAGTAGTTGGACAAGATGACATCATAAAATCTGTTTTAATCGCCATTTTTAGTAACGGACATTGTCTGTTGGTTGGCGTACCAGGATTAGCCAAAACTTTACTTGTACAAACAGTGGCTTCTGTTTTAGACCTCGATTTTAACCGCATCCAGTTTACACCCGATTTAATGCCAAGTGATATTATTGGCGCAGAGATTTTAGGAGAAGACAGGCACTTTAAATTTATAAAAGGGCCTGTTTTTTCTAATATTATCCTCGCTGATGAGATTAACCGTACACCGCCAAAAACCCAGGCTGCTTTATTAGAAGCCATGCAGGAGAAATCGGTTACGGCTGCTGGGCAAACCCATATTTTACCAAAACCGTTTTTCGTTTTGGCCACACAAAACCCCATTGAGCAGGAAGGAACTTACCCCCTACCCGAAGCTCAGTTAGATCGTTTCATGTTCAATATTCAGTTAAATTACCCTGCCTTTGCAGATGAATTGAACATTGTAAAAAATACCACCAGTAATAAAACCGTTCAACTGCAGAAAATTATCCATGCAGATGATATTCAATATTTCCAGAAACTGATCCGCGATATTCCGATTACCGATAACGTTTTGGAATATGCCGTAAAACTAGCTGCTAAAACCCGTCCTAATAGCGAGTTTGCTACCGATGCTGTTAATAAATACATCAGCTGGGGTGCCGGTCCGCGTGCCTCGCAATTTTTAGTGTTGGGTGCAAAATGTCATGCCGCTGTAACAGGGAAATACTCGCCAGATATTGAAGATGTTAAAGCAGTTGCTGAACCTATTTTACGTCATCGCATTGTGCGTAATTACCGTGCAGAAGCTGAAGGCTTATCAATTGAGAAAATCATTAAAGATTTATTGTAG